One genomic window of Micropterus dolomieu isolate WLL.071019.BEF.003 ecotype Adirondacks linkage group LG14, ASM2129224v1, whole genome shotgun sequence includes the following:
- the LOC123982893 gene encoding pepsin A-like encodes MKWAFVVCAMVALSECLVQVPLEKGKTAREYLEEQGLWEEFRLRYPFNPMAKYDHRFAVGNEGMTNDADLSYYGVISIGTPPQSFRVIFDSGSSNLWVPSIYCSSAACSNHKRFNPTTSSTYRNNGNPLRIQYGTGSMTGFLGYDTVTVGGLAVTNQIFGLSQTEAPFMQYMRADGILGLAYPSLSASGATPVFDNMMTEGLVNEDIFSVYLSSNSQQGSVVTFGGVDPNHYYGPITWIPLSRDLYWQITVDSVTVNGQVVACNGGCQAIVDTGTSLIVGPQSSISNINSALGATSQNGDYVVNCNSVGQMPDLTFHIHGQEFTLPASAYVRQSQYYGCRTGLGNGGDNLWILGDVFIRQYYSIFNRAQNMVGLAKAR; translated from the exons ATGAAGTGGGCCTTTGTCGTGTGTGCCATGGTGGCACTGTCTGAGTGCCTCGTCCA GGTCCCTCTGGAGAAGGGTAAGACAGCCAGGGAGTACCTGGAGGAGCAGGGTCTATGGGAAGAGTTCAGGCTCAGGTACCCATTCAACCCCATGGCCAAGTATGACCATCGCTTTGCAGTGGGCAACGAGGGCATGACCAACGATGCTGAT CTGTCTTACTATGGAGTCATCTCCATTGGAACCCCTCCTCAGTCCTTCAGGGTCATCTTTGACAGCGGCTCATCTAACCTGTGGGTGCCCTCCATCTACTGCAGCAGTGCAGCCTGCA GCAACCATAAAAGGTTTAACCCTACCACCAGCAGTACCTACAGAAACAATGGCAATCCTCTCAGAATCCAGTATGGCACCGGCAGCATGACTGGCTTCCTTGGATACGACACTGTGACA gtcGGTGGACTTGCTGTGACCAACCAGATCTTTGGCTTGAGCCAGACTGAGGCTCCCTTCATGCAGTACATGCGTGCTGATGGTATCTTGGGCCTGGCATACCCAAGCCTGTCCGCTTCCGGCGCTACACCCGTCTTCGACAACATGATGACTGAGGGCCTGGTCAATGAGGACATCTTCTCTGTGTACCTGAGCTC AAACTCTCAGCAAGGCAGTGTGGTGACCTTCGGTGGTGTTGACCCCAACCACTATTATGGCCCCATCACCTGGATTCCCCTCTCCAGAGACCTGTACTGGCAGATCACAGTAGACAG TGTTACTGTCAATGGTCAAGTTGTGGCTTGCAATGGTGGTTGTCAGGCTATCGTGGACACAGGCACTTCTCTGATTGTTGGACCTCAGAGCAGCATAAGCAACATCAACAGTGCTTTGGGAGCTACCAGCCAGAACGGAGAT TATGTTGTCAACTGTAACAGCGTTGGCCAAATGCCTGATTTGACCTTCCACATCCACGGACAGGAATTCACCCTCCCAGCCTCTGCCTACGTCCGTCAG TCTCAATACTACGGCTGCCGTACTGGCCTTGGCAACGGAGGTGACAACCTGTGGATCCTGGGTGATGTCTTCATCAGACAGTACTATTCCATCTTCAACAGAGCCCAGAATATGGTGGGTCTGGCCAAGGCTAGATAA